The genome window AACCTGCTAACATAGAGAAATTTTTTGCGGGTATAACGGATTCAAATGCACAAGGAAATGCAAAAAGAGGGATACTAGACGAGATATCGAAAGGTTTAGAAAATACTGTTTCGTGGTTTTTATCGCAAATGCCTCCCCTGTATCTGTGGTCAACCTCGCAAAATGCAATAATGGATGACATACTAGAAATAGTTTCAGGCAAAGTTCTTGCAGAAAAACAAGTTGCAGAAAGATTTTCTGCTTCTTCACAGACAATTACTTTAATCGCTCCCGGCGAACATTCCTCAGCAACAGTAAAAATAGCTTCCCTTTTATATCGTCATCATGCTAAAAATGCTAGATTATTTAACACTTTGGATAAAAAAATTGGTTTATGTGAACTTTACCAAGCTCCTTATAACAATTCTTCTACTTGGGAATCTAAAATAGCCCAAGAAAAACTTGCTGCATTAAAAACAATTTTAGCAAATAAATCCAAAATTATGGTCGACGCCTTTATTCAATCTTTGGACAAGGATTATGTTGAAATAGCAACTGTAAAACAAATAGCTATTGCTTACGAAGCTGTAAATTATAACATTGAAAATGAAAATACGTTTGTAAATTTAACTACTATTGTTGATGAGCAAACAAAAGATGCGCGTGTAAGGGTAGATATCTGCTTAAAGCATTTTCCAGTCAATGCAGCTATGGAAAATATCATTGGTATTTTTACTAGATATAATTTTCAAGTGAGAAGACTTCTTGCTAATGAAATAAATATGCCAAACAATCAAAAATTTACAGTTCTGCATCTGATAGCGGCTAGTCCTACTGGCGAAGTAATTACAGATAATATGAAAGCTTGGGGAAAAGTTTTAAAAAGTTTAAAAACTCTTTCCTATGTTGATCATGGAGATGAATTTTCCAATTTATTATTAGGTGACAGTCCATTCAGTCTTAACGAAACAAACCTTGTAAGGGCAATGGCAAATTGGGCTCATATTTTCTTAACTAAGCAAAACCCTTATTACTATTCAACAGATAGAGTATCAAAAGTCATTGCAAATAATTTTAATTACATGGAATACTGTATCCGTTACTTTAGAGCTAGATTCGATCCTCGCTTTGAAGGAGATAGAAAAAAAGAAGCTGCAGTTTTTTATGATTATATCAAAGCAATATATTCTGATTTAAATGATATTGTTGAAAAAAATATTCTAAAAGAAGGCTTAAACTTTTTATCCCATATTTTAAAAACAAATTATTTTTTAATATCAAAAGGTGGTTTGACCTTTCGTATGGATCCTACCATTTTAGATAAACAATATTATCCAGAAACTCCTTATGGTATTTTTTACATGATAGGCAGAAACTTCAGAGCATTCCAAGTTCGCTATCGTGATATTTCGCGCGGCGGTATGCGCGTTGTTATGCCAAGAAATTCTGGCGATTATGAAAACGCATTGGCAGGTGTTTTTGATGAAGTTAACGGTTTAGCTTCAGCTCAACAACTTAAAAATAAAGATATACCTGAGGGCGGAAGCAAATGTGTGATGGTTGTCCGTCCTGGCGGGGATAAAAATGAAGCAGTAAAAGCAGCTATTTCAGGGTTATTAGACTTAATAGTAACCGATCCTAAAACTGGTGTGCTCGCTGATGGTATTATTGATTACTACGGTAAAGATGAAATTATTTATCTTGGGCCAGATGAAAATTTAACTGATGATCTCATAGTTTGGATCATTCAACATGCATTGCATAGGAAATATAAATACGCTTATGCGTTCATGTCATCAAAACCAGATTTTGGTATAAACCATAAAACTTACGGTGTTACTTCTGAAGGTGTGAATGTCTATGTTGATAATGTGCTTCGTTATTTAGGATTACAAAATTCTAACTTCAGAGTTAAAATGACAGGTGGACCTGATGGGGATGTCGCTGGAAATGAATTGAACATTTTATACCGCGAATATGGTGAACGTTGTCGAGTTATTGCCATAGGTGATGGTTTTGGGGCGGCTTATGATCCGAAAGGATTAAACTGGCAAGAATTGCTTAGATTATTTAAAGAATCAAAATCAATTGTTGAATTTAATCCTAATAAACTTAGCGGAGATTCTAAGGCATTTGTAATCGCAGCAAATTCGAAAGAAAATACAAGAATTAGAGATAGTTTATATGCAACTGCAGAAGCCGAAATTTTTATTCCTGCAGGAGGCAGACCTTATACAGTGAAAGAAAGTAACTGGGATAAATATTTATTACCAAATGGAAGACCTAGTTCTCTTGCGATTGTAGAAGGGGCAAACATTTTCTTTACAAAAGAAGCGAGACAAAAAATTGTTGATAGTGGAGTTGTTGTCATTAAAGACAGTTCTGCTAATAAAGCTGGTGTAAGTTGTTCTTCCTATGAAATAATTGCTTGTTTAACAATTCTTCCAGAAGAATTTGCTGAAATAAAAGATATTTATGTTAAGCAAGTTTTAGACATAATTAGAAGAAATGCAGACTTAGAAGCTAAACTCTTATTCAGAGAGTGGTTAAAAAATAAAAATGAAACAGATTTAGTTAAATTAAGCTATGAAATTTCTGCTGAAATAAATCAAGCAAAAGATATATTATTAAATAAATTAAATGAACTTAATGATGAAGAATTATCTGCTGGTAAGTTTACTTTTGTTTTAATGAAACACTGTCCTAAAATTCTTGTCGAAAAATATAAAGACAGAATTCTAAATAGGTTACCAAGAGCGCACAAAATTGCTATATTGAGTGCACACATGGCAAGCCATGTTATTTATAGAGAAGGACTTAATTGGCTAGAATCAATGGAAACAGAGCAAATTTTTAAAGTAGCTCTTGATTACATTGAAGCAGAACGTAACATTGAGAAAATGGTTGCTGAGTTGCAACAAAGTAACCTATCATTTAAAGAAGAAATAGTTGAAGTATTAAAAGTCGCTGGTGCTAAATACCTCGCATCGAGTAAAGCATAAAAATTAAGCTTGGCGACTTACTACAAAAGGAGTGCGCTTTGCTTAATTCAATTACTAAAAAAAATATTTTTTTTATATTATCTTTGTTAGGTTGTTTGTTAATTCTAATTCCTTATTTAATTCCTATATTAATAGGAATTTCATTAGCATATTTATATGAACCTCTTTTAGAAAAAATTATTTTAAAATATGAATTAAAAAAACAAATTTGGAAAGTTATTATAAGCTTGTTTTTAGTTATTTTAACTCTTGCTGCAATTATTGCTCCTTTTTTAACTCTTATTTCTTCTGGGTTTCAAGAATTGAGTGCATTAATAAATTCATTGGATACTGATTTTAAAAATCCTAATTTTATAAAAGAATCTTCTGATAATTTAAGTGTTTTTTTAGATAAATTTTCAATTCACTACACTTCAGATGAATTACTACTAAAAGGAACAGAAGTTTTAAAGAAAGCAGGTACTTTTTTAGTTTCATGGTTTGGTACAGCAATTACTGGTACACCTGGAATGATGCTAAAATTTATGATTTTCATTTTAACTTGGTTTTTCTTTTTACTTTATGGCAAACATTATAGAAATATTATCTTACCAAAATTAATCCCTTGGGAAAAAGAACGAATCATCATAGGAAATAGTATATCAGCAGTTTTAAAAGCTTTAATAGTGGCAAATGTTTTAGTTTCTTCTTTACAAGCAATATTAATAACTTCTTCTCTAGCTTTTTTTGGAATTCCAAGATTTGCTTTATTAGGAATTATAGCTTTTTTTTCTTCCTTTATACCTATCATTGGCACAGCTCCAATTATGCTCGGAGCTGCTGCTTGGTGTTATTTTAGCCAAGAACGACTCGGTGCTTCAATTGGTATTATTTTATGTTCTGTTTTAATAAGTGTTGTCGACAATTTAATGCGTCCTTTATTAATGAAAGGAGGTGTAAACTTGAACTTCTTCTGGATGTTTTTAGCTATTCTTGGTGGTATGTCTCAATTTGGAATAACAGGAGCTGTCCTTGGACCTGCTTTTTTCACACTTTTTATTGCGTTCTTAAAGGATGAAGAAAATGATAGTAATGCAGAAATGGTACAACAAATAGATGAAAATCCTCCCAATCCTTGATCAATATCGCCTTATTTAAATTAAATGATTAAATTATTTTCTTTTTTTCCTCTCTCCTGTAAGTAAGACTAGTTACTTGTTTATGGATGACGTAGGGCACTTTTTTTAAACTATGGGTTCGTAATGATCAGTAAAAATAAGAAAAATAAGATACTTTTTCAAGATGCTTCGTTTGTACTAGAAGATAACTTTCCTTCTCAATACTTTGGAGTAGCTATTTTTGATATAGATGGAGATAATGATCCGGAAATCTTGGTTGCGAATGCTAGCGGAAGTAATATCATTTACAAGTATAATCAAGAATCCCAAACATTTATAAATATAGCCCCTGAAAATTTTCAAGCAAAAAAGCTAGCAACAATTAGTATATGTGTTGGAGATTTTTTAGGTAATGGTACTCCTGCTATCTATATGCTTCATTCTGATACTTTTTCGGGTATGAAAACACAATATGATAGTCTCTTCATTCCTATACAAGTATCAGATAATAAAATACTTTTAAAAGATTTCTTAGGGAAAAAATCACAGTTGAGTAACCCATATGCTGGTCGTAGCGTTGCCGCTGTAGATTATAACGGCGATGGTAAGCATGCATTTTATGTTGTGAATTATAATGCACCAAGCTTATTTTATAGTTATGATCAAGAAAAACAGCAAGTTGAAGAGCTATCCATGCAACTTGGTATCAGACAATTTGCTGGTGGAAGAAGTGTTTTAGCTCAATACATCACTAATAATAATGCATTAGATATTTTTGTAGGAAATGAGAATGACCCTAATGCGCTATTTTCAAAACAAAATGAAAAAGAATATGTTGAAATAGCTTCAAAGTATGAGCTCACAGATAAAGACAACCATGCAAGGGGAGTTGCTGTAGCCGATTTTGAAGGTAATGGAAGGGCAGATCTGGTAATTGGAACTTGGGAAGGTGAAAATTCAATTTTCTTTCAATCAGAAAATGGTGAATTTGAAAATCTTTCTCCAGCTTTATTTTGTGAACCGCGAAGTATTCGAAGTGTTATTGTTGCTGATTTTGATAATGATGGAAATGAAGAAATTTTTATCAATACAAACAGAAATAAAAATAAAATGCTTAGGTATCTTGGAAATAAAGAATGGGAGGAATTAGATATTGGTGCTTTGGCAAGTAAACAGATCAATGGAACAGGTGCTGCAATAGGAGATCTGACTGGTAATGGTTTTTTAGATATTTTTATAGCAGTTGGTGATTTATTGCCTGGGGAAAATAAACTTTTTCTTGGGGTTCCAAATGGAAACCATTGGCTACGAATTCAGCCTCTTACAAAAAATGGTTTTCCTGCTTTAGGAGCTAAAGTCAGATTGTATGTAAAAAATTTCAAAACTCAAACTAAATTTATATGTTCTGGAAGTGGGTATTTATGCCAAATGGAGCCTGTAGCGCATTTTGGTCTTGGATTAAAAGAACCAATTATTGAAAAAATTGAAATTATTTGGCCAGGTAATGGTGCGGATACTCCTCCGACCAGAATCATCCCCGGAAGTCAGATTAAATATAATTCTTTTATTCAAATACCATTTCCAAAGGTTTAAGAAAGAAAATTTAAATGGATTTGTCGACTACTCAGAAACTAGATATTGAATATCAATCAGCACTAAATTATTGTTTTACTATACTCCCTAATGTTTCAAGATCTTTTGCGATAGGTATTGAATTTTTAACTGGAGAACTTCAAAATTCTGTGCTTATAGGTTATTTGTTGTGTAGAATTATAGATACAATTGAAGATGATAAAGATCTGGATATCGCTTTAAAACATAAATTTTTGCAAGAGTTTCCTAAATGCTTTGAGAATGATTCCATTCTGATTGAGTATCAATATCTCGCAAAAAAACTGACTGGTGATAAACAGCATACAAATTTGCTAGAAAACATTGATAAAGTATTTTGTGTTTTTAAAAATTTAACAGAAGATTCAAAAATTGTTTTAAAAAAATGTGTTATAGAAATGGCCTATGGTATGGCTGATTTTGTTAGCCGTTATCCAAATGGAATAAGAATATCTTCTGTAGAAGAATATAAAAAATATTGTTATTATGTTGCTGGTACTGTTGGTGTTTTATTGACTGACCTTTGGTCTATTCATGGACGTTGTATTTCTAAGCAAAATTTACAATTATTAAATAAAAATTCCATTCTTTTTGGTGAGGCTTTACAAACTGTAAATATATTAAAAGATATAGTTTGGGATGCTAAAAATGAAAATTCAATTTATATCCCAGAAAGTTTATTAAGAAAACATGGTCTTGATCATTCAAACTTTTTGCTTCCAGAAAAAGAACAGCAATCTTTTTCTGCTATAAATGAAATGCTAATTCTTGCTAATGATGATGTTAATTACTCTTTAGATTATGTTCGAAAGTTACCATTAGCTAATTTTCGAATAAGGTTTTTTTGTATTTTTCCTTTGCTTTTAGCTATTGCTACATTGCGCGAAATTCGTAAATCAGAGAATATTATTTTTTCTGGAAAGAATATTAAAGTTTCGAGGAAGCAAGTTATATTTATAAAATACTATTCAATTCTCGCTTCCCTTTTCAATTTTTTATTGGCTGAAAATGTCGTAAATAAAATTTATTTTTTAAAGTAACAGATTTTTCCTTGACATGTAAATGAAAAGTTAATAATATCTTTTTATCCTGTAAAATAAAAATCCTAAAAAGTGAGAAACTTATGAAAAAAATAACTTCCTTGACCATATTTGTCTCAATCTGTTCAATATTTTTTTCTTCATTAGCACAGGCTCAATATTTTAAACCTTCAATAGATGGTTCATGGCTTTATTCTGTCAACAATAAAACAATCGTAGCTGATAGTGGCATATTTTGTAGTTGTCTTATTAAGCCTAAAATGTGTAAAAAAAAGATATATTAAGCAAAGAATAAATATTGCACTTTATTGACATGTTTCTTTGAACTCGGCTATTTTTTTTAGTATTCTTATGAATAAACTTAAACTGAGAAAAAAGATGAGTTCAAATACTTTTAGTTATTGTGAAAATCTTAAAACCAATAATTTTTCATGTATCCAAGAATTTGGAATCTTCCTTGCAATCAAAAAAAATGATTTTACAATTGTTTCTGTTTCAGAAAATATTTCATTCATTGCTAATTTAAAAGCTTTAGATTTAATTGGAAAAGATCTAACACTTTTTATTTGTGATAAGAGTAAGGAAAAAATTAACAAAATAAAGTCCAATTTAGAAGAAACTAGTGTTAATTTAAATTACTACGTTTCAGATATTTCTTTTTGTTTCTCTAAAAATTCAAAAACATTAAAAGAATGTTATTTTTATCAAAAAGATACTTTAATTATTGTAGAAGTCTTTAATGAATATAATTCAAAAGAAAATGAAATTATAACTAGTCTAGTATCAAATTTTAATAGATCATTGTCACTTCCAATTTATGAAGATGATGAGATACTAGCGCATGATATCTGCAAACTTGTTAAAAAGATTACAAATTATGATAGAGTCTATTATTGCCACTTTGGGGAAGATGAACACGGATATGTTATTGGAGAAGCAAAAAATGAGAATTGTGACTCAATTCTTCATCATCACTTTCCTGCATCTGATGTTCCATTTATAGTCAGAAACTTATATCTCAGAAATAGGATGAGAATTATCCCAAATGCCGACTATAAAGAAGTAAAAATTATTGGTGAAATTGAACAATTTAATTTAGATCTTTCATTAGTGCGTACAATTGGTAAGACCCATATTCAATATATTAAAAATATGGGTATTTCATCTTCAGCATCATTTAGTGTTACCAATGGAAATAGATTAGCTGGACTTATAGGATGCCATAATTATACACCGAAAGAAATATCTTTGTATATTATGAATAAGTTAAGTAATTTAATAGAACATATTTCTACGAAAATAGAAATTAATACTCTGAAAAAAAATAGTATTTACCGAGACGAAATTTTGAAAGAATTTATTAATCATTTTGTAAATTGTAGTTGCCATTTAGAAAATATGGATGAATCGCATTTTTTGGGATTACAAAATGCAGTAAAATTTGATTACATAGTTTTTGGAAATAAAAATAAGATTATACTATCTAAACAATTAGAAAATATAGTACCAGAAACTGAAATAAAAAAATTAATTAATGAATTAAATAAAGGAAAGATATTTATTACTAATGAAGTAAGAAAGTATAATAATTTTTTTAATGGTATAGCAAATTTTTCTGGGGTAATGCTTTTTAATGTAGAAGATAAATTTGGTGATTTTATTATGTTTGTAAGAAAGGAACAGATAGAAACTTTAAAATGGAGTGGCAATCCAAATGACTACAATGAATCTAATGGTCAAATAGGACCTAGGAAATCTTTTGAAACATGGTATCAAGAAGTTAAAAATAAAAGTGAGGTTTGGAATAAGTCAGATAAATTTTATTTTGATAAAATAAAATCTTTAATTTCTGAAGAAAGATCGAAGTATCTTTCTAATCTGGAAATAAATAATCAAAATCTCCAAGAAAAAAATAAACAGATTGAGGTTTTATTAAGTGAGGTTCATCATAGAGTCAAAAATAATTTATCTATTTTAAATGCACTATTTGATTGGAAAATTAGAGAAGCAAAAAACTCTGAAGTAACTAGCACTTTAAAGGAAATGAAAAGTAGAGTTTCTTCCATAAGTTTACTGCATGAATCACTATATCAAGAAAATAACTATGGTGTGATGGATTTAAAAAAATATATTCAAAACTTATCTATATTTACTAAAAGTATATACAAAGATACAAATAATCTTGATATTAAAATTAAAATACCAACTAATACGAAAATACCTTTACAACAATCACTTCCATTTGGTCTAATTGTTCATGAATTTATAACCAACTCTATAAAATATGCTTTCAAATCTATAGAGAAGCCACTTATTACTATAGAATGGAATGAATCTGATAAAAATGTTCTTTTTTCTTTAAGTGATAATGGTATTGGTTGTGAAGATTTATTAAAAGATGGAAGAAAATCTATCGGAATAGAATTAATAAAAATGTTAATAAAACAGTTAGATGGATTACTTGAATGGAATGGAGAAAATGGGGTTAAAATTGATATAAATTTTTCTAAAAGGAAATGTTCATGGTTGGAAATGAAACTATAGCGAAGAAAAAAATATTAATTGTGGAAGATGAAACAATACTAGCAAAAAATTTAGAAGATATTTTAACAGATTTAAATTACCAAGTTGTAGGGATTGCGGATAATTCAATGAAAGCTATAATGCAGTTTTTTATGCATAATCCAGATTTAATTCTAATGGACATTCATTTGAAAGGTCAGGATGATGGCATTAAAACAGCAGAAATAATATTAGAACAAAAATTAGTTCCAATCATATTTATAACTGCAAATCAAGATTCAGCGACATTTAATCGAGCAAAACTGAATGGCGCTTATGGATATGTTTTAAAACCTTTTCAAGAAAGAGAATTGCAGATAGTAATTGAAATTGCATTTTCTCAATTTGAGGATAAAATTAAAATATTGAAGTTAGAAAATCTTATTAGTGATGTTGAACGATTAAATGCTGTTGACACTTTTGCATCTGGTTTTATTCATGCTATTAATACGTCATTAACACAAATTTTTATGGCTTATAATACATTAAAAAATGAGCAAGTATTATCAACAAATTTAAACGTAATAACAGCTTTAAATTTAATAGATACCGCTTCTAATTCAATTAAGTCTACCGTAAAAAATTATAACCACTTGTTAGATTCTTTGGAATTAGACGCTCCTGTTAGTTTTTCAATTTTTGAAGGTTGTAAAGAGGCATTGGATATTTGTAAATATTATGCTCTTTCAAAGAAGGTGCTAATAAAAGAACTAAAAGGTTCAAAGCAAACTTATATTTATATATCAAGGTCAGTTTTATTTTTATCGCTTGTTAATGTAATCAAAACAATTTGTGATTTTATTCAAAATGATTCCGATTCATGGATTGAGATTAATTGGGAAGAAAATACTATCAAGGATGAAAGAATAATAAAAATTTCGTTTAGTGGGGAGCTATTAGATTCTGAAATGCGGAAAAATATTTTTAATCCTCTCTCAGATAGTAGTGAGAAAATAAAAATAAATAAATTTGCTTTGGTTACAACAAAAAATTTACTAGAAAAATGTCATAGTGATTTATTTTTTGGAACAGATGAAGATATAAATTGTTTTGCAATTAAGGTAAAAATTCTCCAAAAAAATTAGTTCAATGGTTAATGTATAGTGAATTATTCTTTATTATTAACTTTTAAAATTTAACATAGCTATCAATTTATATTTTTTAGATAAATTCTGTTTATTTTATAATAAATTTATTGACTACACAGTCAAAATAACTTATATATAAATTGTTCTTTAAAACAAGTCCTTCCTAATCCAGAATTCTTATATATATAAAGTAGGTGATACCATGAATATATATACAATCATCAAAGTTTCTATTGCAATTTCTGCATGTGGGATATTTATTTTAACAAATACAAGTTTACTAAAACCAATAGAAGATAAAAAGATAGAAAAATCTTCAAATGAAAAAAAAGTAATTAAATATATTGTTAGTAAAAATTCATATTTTTAGTAAATGCAGAGGAAATTGTATGAATATCAGAACATTTTTTATTTTAATTTTATTTTTTATTTCTTTGTTTTTTTACTTGCATTCTAATTAATTGAGTAAACATTAGAGGATGTTTAAAGAACAGGCGCAGTTACTGGAAAAAACCAATAGCTGCGCCACCTTCTGTTCGTGGATCAGTAAATCCAAAGTATTGTTTATTTAATTCTTTTACTTCTGCAGCTTGCAAGGAACCAAATGGTTCACTTAATTTAATTTTATGACCCATTTTTACCATTTTTTCTAATGTATCTGGGCTAGTCCCCTCTTCATAGAAAAAAATGTCCGGCCATAATTGATTATGAAATTTGGGAGTTGCAATACATGTAGCAATATTTTTATGATAATCAATATATCTGACTAGAAAATTAAAAACTTGGGAAATTATTCTGCTTCCGCCTGGAGCACCTACAACCAAAATAGGCTCAGATTTGTCGTTTAATAAAATTGTTGGACTCATTGAGCTTAAAGGTCTTTTTTGTGGAGCAATAATATTTTTCTCACCTTGCACTAACCCATATGAATTTGCACTTCCAATTTTTGCAGTAAAGTCTCCCATTTCATTATTAAGTATAAAACCAGCTCCTTTAACTACTTTTCCATTTCCAAATGAAAAGTTTAAAGTGTAAGTATTAGAAACCATATTTCCTTCGCTATCTATAATTGAAAAATGAGTAGTATTTATCTCTTCTTTTTTAGAATTTTTAGAACTTTCTATTTTGCTTGAAGGTGTATGTGTTGAGAGGTTTATTTTCTTAGCTAATAGTTTTGAATATTCTTTATTTGTTAATAAGTCTAATGGATTTTTTACAAAATTAGGATCACCAAGTTTATTATTTCTATCAAAATATGCATAACTCATTATTTCATTCATTAAATGAAAATATTTCGCACTATTTAAAGGGTATTTTTTTAAGTCAAAGTTTTCCAGGATATTTAACATTTCAATGATGGTCACTCCGCCTGAGCTAGGAGGAGGAACTGAATAAATGTTATAATTTTTATACTTTCCATGAATTGGTGTTTGTTCTTCCACATTGTAATTTGATAAGTCTTCAAGAGATATAATTCCTCCATTTGCTTTCATATCATCTACTATTTTTTTTGCTATTTCTCCTTTATAAAATCCATCACTTCCTAATTCAGAAATTATTTTCAACGTTTTTGCCAGATCATGTTGAATTAAATTATCTCCTACTTTTATAGGTTTTCCATTGTTAAAAAATATTTTTTTTGTTTCATTGCTAGTTGAAAGAAGTTTTTCTGAATCGATTAAAGATTGCGATAAAGCATGAGAAACAATAAAGCCATTTTCAGCAAGGTCAATTGCAGGTTTTATAACTTTATCTAGTGGAAGTTTTCCATATTTTTTTAAAGCATAAGTTAGACCCATAACTGTTCCAGGAACACCAGTTGATAAATAACTTTTATCTAATTTATCATTATCAATATTACCATTGGCTTTTAAAAACATGTTTTTAGTGGCTAAAAAGGGTGCTTTTTCACGATAATTAATGTTTATGGCTTTTTTTTCTTTATTTAGCCAAATCATCATAAAACCTCCCCCACCAATATTTCCAGCCTCTGGAAAAGTTACAGCTAAAGCAAATCCTACAGCTACAGCTGCATCAATTGCATTTCCTCCTTGACGAAGAATTTCTACGCCTATTTTTGAAGCCATTTCTTCTTCACTAACAACTATCCCATTTCTTCCAAAAATTGGTTTATATATTTCAGTATTTTTCTCTATATTTTGAAACTGTGTTGCGTCTATTAAGGGGAATGCATAATTAATGTTAACAGAATTAATTAATAATATTTTTAGTAAAAAATAAGATATTTTTTTCATTGTTTTTCCTTTGTATAATTTTGACTTTGAATATACTTTAGAAGTTTAAAAATTACAATTCTGATTTTATGAATAATTGTTACATAATTTTTAATTATTCAAGAAGAGATAGAAAAAGAATAAAAATAACGAATTAGTCCGATAAGTAATTAATAAATTAATGCGTTAATTGTTTTTAATTACTTAGTTTTTTTATAATTATTATTAAAATATTGATAAAATTATATTTTATATAATATATAAAACCATGATTTTATTAAATAAAAAATATAAAAAAAATCAAAAAAAATGATTGTGGAAAAATAAAAAATAACTTAGATAATACACTCTTTTTTTATTTATGAAGGAGTTTGTGTGTTTAAATTATACTTATCTGTAATAATTAGTTTTTTAATTTTTTCGTTAACTGCGAGAGCAGATGAATCCGAAAAAAAAGAATCCCAAAAAATAAATTTAGATATTTATGGATATACAGGATATAGATTGATGACTCTAAAAGATAAAGATGTTTTTGGAAGAAGTCCAAATTTATCTGGAGGTAATCTGACAGTTGGTGCATTATACACCTTTCAAACAAAAACAAAAATAAAACCTGTTGCAGGTTTAGCATTAGAAGGTGCCTACGTTACTGGTGATTATTACAACGACGGAAGGGTTGACGTTAAATATTCATATTCTACTATAACTGCAAATGGCGGCATAAAATATAATATTAACGACAGCTTTTCTGTTATTGGCTTGGCCGGAATTGGTACAAGCTTTAGAGATGAATATGAATATAAAAGAGATTTAATTATCGGTGATATTAAAACTAAAACAAGTGTTTCTAATCACTACATATATGGCGTAAATCTAATGGGATTATATAGATTTGGAAATCTCTTTAGTATGGGTGCAAATGCAACATTTAATGTTCATACAATGGAACAAAAATATGAAGCACTAAGTGCAGATCTTACTTATTATGAAAGATCATTAAACTTACTATTCATGTGGTCAATTTAAGAAAATTACATCACTTGCTTTTTGCAAACTCCCCTTTTATAAATTTTATAAAAGGGGAGTTTTTATACTGCAATGTATTTATTTTAATTATAAAAATATTGACATTTCCTGAGAATTATATAGTATAAAAAAAAATTAAAATAGAATAT of Pigmentibacter sp. JX0631 contains these proteins:
- a CDS encoding transporter, which encodes MFKLYLSVIISFLIFSLTARADESEKKESQKINLDIYGYTGYRLMTLKDKDVFGRSPNLSGGNLTVGALYTFQTKTKIKPVAGLALEGAYVTGDYYNDGRVDVKYSYSTITANGGIKYNINDSFSVIGLAGIGTSFRDEYEYKRDLIIGDIKTKTSVSNHYIYGVNLMGLYRFGNLFSMGANATFNVHTMEQKYEALSADLTYYERSLNLLFMWSI